Proteins encoded within one genomic window of Paenarthrobacter sp. JL.01a:
- a CDS encoding elongation factor G-like protein EF-G2, which translates to MSAKGTREAAKGSGPANENRRGENGAALMAQDPAKIRNIALVGHSGSGKSMLVEALLAATGAISRMGSISDGTTVSDSDPSAVHQQRSVTLSVAPILVGDTKVNLIDTPGYTDFTGELRAGLRAADAALFVVSAVEGIDGAAVALWGECEKIRLPRVVVVSKLDHPRADFSAAVERCRQAFGASVLPLYLPVPGNAGLVGVLHGPAHGLIPDSEVEEAREPLLEGIIAESEDETLMDRYLGGEELPLTDLVADLEKAVARGSFFPVMPTAAETGLGLPELMSLLTDALPSPLERIPPAAMTLDGSTLKRLECDPVGRLAGEVVRTTVDPFLGRVCLVRVFSGTLREDSSIHIGGRGLADRGHEDHDADERITHLYSPVGSSLKAVPQCIAGDICAISKLASAETGDTVSDREAPLLIETWNMPEPLMPIAVEGVSRSDEDALAKSIGKVAAADPTLRLERNPDTHQLILWCMGEAHAEVILDRLRNQGVKLQTVDIITPLRETFASKATGHGRHVKQSGGHGQFAICDIEVEPLARGEGFEFTDRIVGGAIPATFVTSVEKGVRAQMVKGVSAGFPVVDIKVTLLGGKTHSVDSSDAAFQAAGALALREAAAAAKIQLLEPVSSVVISVPEEYVGAVMSDLSGRRGRVNGTNAAEGEGTEILAEVPDQELLRYAVELRALTAGTGHFRRSYLRHEPLPK; encoded by the coding sequence ATGTCTGCCAAGGGCACGCGCGAAGCGGCAAAAGGGTCTGGCCCCGCCAACGAGAACAGGCGCGGGGAGAACGGCGCGGCCTTGATGGCCCAGGACCCCGCGAAGATACGCAATATCGCTTTGGTCGGGCATTCGGGATCCGGCAAATCGATGCTGGTGGAAGCACTGCTCGCCGCAACCGGAGCCATCAGCAGAATGGGATCCATCAGCGACGGAACCACGGTCAGTGATTCCGATCCCTCCGCCGTCCATCAACAACGGTCGGTGACACTGTCAGTGGCGCCCATCCTCGTGGGCGATACCAAGGTCAATCTGATCGACACCCCGGGTTACACCGACTTCACCGGCGAATTACGAGCTGGATTGAGGGCCGCCGACGCGGCCCTTTTTGTTGTCTCCGCAGTGGAGGGGATCGACGGCGCCGCCGTGGCCCTCTGGGGCGAGTGCGAAAAGATCCGCCTTCCCCGCGTCGTGGTTGTCAGCAAACTGGACCATCCCCGCGCCGACTTCAGCGCCGCCGTCGAGCGTTGCCGGCAAGCCTTCGGGGCATCGGTACTGCCGCTCTATCTGCCTGTGCCGGGAAACGCCGGACTCGTCGGCGTACTCCACGGTCCTGCGCACGGGCTCATCCCGGATTCCGAAGTTGAAGAGGCGAGGGAGCCCCTGTTGGAGGGCATCATCGCCGAAAGTGAAGATGAAACCCTGATGGACCGGTACCTCGGCGGCGAAGAACTGCCGTTGACCGACCTCGTGGCGGACCTCGAAAAGGCCGTGGCGCGTGGCAGCTTCTTCCCGGTTATGCCAACAGCTGCCGAGACGGGCCTCGGCCTGCCGGAGTTGATGTCCTTGCTGACCGATGCCCTGCCCTCGCCCCTTGAACGGATCCCGCCTGCCGCCATGACCCTTGATGGTTCGACACTGAAGCGCCTGGAGTGTGATCCGGTCGGGCGCTTGGCCGGCGAAGTCGTGCGGACCACGGTGGATCCTTTCCTTGGCAGGGTGTGCCTCGTCCGGGTATTCTCCGGAACCCTGCGGGAGGACTCATCCATCCATATCGGCGGCCGCGGGCTGGCCGACCGGGGCCACGAAGACCACGACGCCGATGAACGCATCACGCATCTCTATTCGCCCGTGGGTTCGAGCCTCAAGGCCGTTCCACAGTGCATCGCCGGCGACATCTGCGCGATCAGCAAGCTGGCAAGCGCCGAGACAGGCGATACCGTCTCGGACCGCGAGGCTCCGCTCCTGATCGAGACGTGGAACATGCCTGAACCGTTGATGCCGATCGCCGTCGAGGGTGTCTCCCGCAGCGATGAGGACGCCCTGGCCAAGAGCATAGGGAAAGTCGCAGCTGCTGATCCAACGCTCCGGCTCGAACGCAACCCGGACACCCATCAGCTCATCTTGTGGTGCATGGGGGAGGCGCATGCCGAGGTGATCCTGGACCGCCTGCGGAACCAGGGCGTCAAACTGCAGACGGTGGACATTATCACTCCTCTGCGAGAGACGTTTGCCAGCAAGGCCACAGGCCACGGGCGGCACGTCAAGCAATCCGGTGGCCATGGCCAATTCGCCATTTGCGACATTGAGGTGGAGCCGCTGGCGCGGGGCGAAGGCTTCGAGTTCACGGACAGGATCGTCGGCGGTGCCATTCCGGCTACATTTGTCACGTCCGTGGAAAAGGGGGTGCGGGCGCAAATGGTCAAAGGCGTCTCAGCAGGGTTCCCTGTGGTGGACATCAAGGTCACGTTGCTTGGAGGCAAGACCCACAGCGTGGATTCCTCGGATGCTGCCTTCCAAGCCGCCGGTGCCCTGGCGCTACGGGAGGCCGCAGCTGCCGCGAAGATCCAGCTCCTTGAACCGGTGTCATCAGTGGTCATCAGTGTTCCGGAGGAATACGTAGGGGCCGTCATGAGCGACCTCTCCGGCCGAAGGGGCCGGGTAAACGGCACCAACGCCGCTGAAGGCGAAGGCACGGAGATCCTGGCCGAGGTGCCCGACCAGGAGCTGCTTCGCTACGCCGTCGAACTACGGGCCCTCACAGCAGGCACCGGACATTTCAGGAGGTCGTACCTTCGGCACGAGCCCCTGCCGAAGTAG
- a CDS encoding alpha/beta family hydrolase: MSANEELLSIAVGETTVSALFLRPENPWATLVVAHGAGAGMEHPFLQGFASAMADEGVATLRFNFPYREAGRRFPDRPPLAVATWRAVMEAAAGLSDGGPLWAAGKSFGGRMASMAVAEGMPAQGLVYLGYPLHAPGKPEKLRDEHLYGITEPMLFLQGTRDTFATPGILEKVVAGIGPTATLHWCEGGDHSFAVKGVKRSAAETGASLAPEVAAFMKASG; the protein is encoded by the coding sequence ATGTCCGCTAACGAAGAATTGCTGTCCATCGCTGTTGGCGAGACCACGGTTTCTGCCCTGTTCCTCCGGCCCGAAAACCCGTGGGCCACACTGGTTGTAGCCCACGGTGCGGGAGCCGGCATGGAACATCCGTTCCTGCAGGGTTTTGCTTCAGCCATGGCCGATGAAGGCGTAGCGACCCTTCGCTTCAACTTTCCCTACCGTGAAGCCGGGCGTCGGTTCCCGGACCGGCCGCCGCTTGCCGTCGCTACGTGGCGAGCCGTGATGGAGGCCGCAGCCGGACTGTCGGACGGCGGGCCGCTGTGGGCGGCAGGCAAATCCTTCGGTGGCCGCATGGCGTCCATGGCTGTGGCCGAAGGCATGCCGGCGCAGGGGCTTGTTTATCTGGGCTATCCGCTGCACGCCCCGGGCAAACCCGAGAAGCTCCGTGATGAGCATCTGTATGGAATCACAGAGCCGATGCTGTTCCTGCAGGGCACCCGGGATACCTTTGCCACCCCCGGGATCCTGGAGAAGGTAGTGGCTGGAATTGGTCCGACGGCGACTCTCCACTGGTGCGAAGGCGGCGACCATTCGTTCGCCGTCAAGGGAGTGAAGCGAAGCGCGGCGGAAACCGGGGCGTCCCTGGCACCTGAGGTGGCGGCGTTTATGAAGGCCAGCGGCTGA
- the ligD gene encoding non-homologous end-joining DNA ligase, with protein sequence MASEATTVTVPGPNGPREVRISSPSRVMWPKVGLTKLDLANYLIDVGEAFVTANGNRPVSLQRYSGNIDGDMFFSKNPPKGAPDYVRAVTVTYPSARAHPQLVIDEPAAAVWAAQMNTVVFHPWASRANDPDNPDQLRIDLDPQPGTDFDDAIPAALELRSVLEEAGLTAFIKTSGNRGLHVYAPISPKHEFLDVRHAVIAAGRELERRMPDKVTTAWWKEERGTRIFVDFNQANRDRTIAGAYSPRAVPTAQVSCPLSWEELENADPAKYTITTVPDRLKKIGDPWAVMHENPGDIDVLLAWWDRDVKNGQGEMPFPPEFPKMPGEPMRVQPSRARKPEE encoded by the coding sequence ATGGCGAGTGAAGCAACCACTGTTACCGTGCCCGGTCCCAACGGACCCCGCGAGGTCCGGATTTCGAGCCCCAGCAGGGTGATGTGGCCGAAGGTGGGACTGACCAAGCTTGATCTCGCAAACTACCTGATCGATGTCGGCGAGGCATTTGTCACGGCCAACGGAAACCGTCCCGTCAGCCTCCAGAGGTATTCGGGAAACATCGACGGCGACATGTTCTTCTCGAAGAACCCACCCAAGGGAGCGCCCGACTACGTCCGTGCCGTCACGGTGACCTACCCCAGTGCGCGGGCCCACCCACAGCTGGTCATTGACGAACCGGCAGCCGCGGTGTGGGCCGCACAGATGAATACAGTGGTGTTCCACCCGTGGGCTTCACGGGCCAACGATCCCGACAATCCCGACCAACTGCGGATCGACCTGGATCCCCAGCCTGGAACGGACTTCGACGACGCCATTCCTGCAGCACTGGAGCTTCGTTCTGTTCTGGAGGAGGCCGGACTGACCGCGTTCATCAAGACTTCCGGCAACCGGGGTCTGCACGTCTACGCCCCCATAAGTCCCAAGCATGAGTTCCTTGATGTCCGCCACGCCGTGATCGCTGCCGGGCGCGAACTTGAACGCCGCATGCCGGACAAGGTCACCACCGCTTGGTGGAAAGAGGAACGCGGAACAAGGATCTTCGTCGATTTCAACCAGGCCAACAGGGACCGGACCATTGCCGGGGCGTACAGTCCACGGGCCGTGCCTACAGCCCAAGTGTCGTGCCCGTTGTCCTGGGAGGAGTTGGAGAACGCCGATCCCGCCAAGTACACCATCACCACGGTCCCTGACCGTTTGAAAAAGATCGGGGATCCGTGGGCAGTCATGCACGAGAACCCTGGTGACATCGATGTCCTGCTCGCGTGGTGGGACCGTGACGTCAAAAATGGCCAGGGCGAGATGCCTTTCCCACCGGAGTTCCCCAAGATGCCCGGCGAGCCCATGCGCGTTCAACCAAGCCGGGCCCGCAAGCCTGAGGAGTAG
- a CDS encoding L-threonylcarbamoyladenylate synthase, with protein MARFFDVHPEDPQPRAIGQVVNMLRDGGLIAYPTDSCYALGAQIGNREALDRIRTIRHLDDKHHFTLVCKDFAQMGQFVMLDNDIFRSIKAVTPGSYTFILPATREVPKRLLHPKKKTVGVRIPDHRVVQALLAELGEPLLSSTLLLPDEEEPLTQGWEIKERLDNQVDAVIDAGDTGSEPTTVVDFSSGVAEVVRRGTGDPSRFE; from the coding sequence ATGGCCAGATTCTTTGATGTGCATCCGGAGGACCCCCAACCACGTGCCATCGGCCAGGTGGTTAACATGCTGCGGGACGGAGGCTTGATCGCCTACCCCACGGACTCCTGCTACGCCTTGGGCGCGCAAATCGGGAACAGGGAAGCGCTGGACCGCATACGAACCATCCGCCACCTGGACGACAAACACCATTTCACGCTTGTCTGCAAGGACTTCGCCCAGATGGGCCAGTTCGTCATGCTGGACAATGACATCTTCAGGAGCATCAAAGCTGTCACACCGGGCAGCTACACATTCATCCTTCCAGCCACGCGTGAGGTACCCAAGCGGCTGCTGCACCCCAAGAAGAAAACCGTGGGCGTCCGCATCCCGGATCACCGGGTGGTCCAAGCCCTCCTGGCGGAGCTGGGCGAGCCGTTGCTCTCCAGCACCCTCCTGCTCCCGGATGAGGAAGAGCCGCTGACGCAGGGTTGGGAAATCAAGGAGCGCCTGGACAACCAAGTGGACGCGGTCATTGATGCCGGAGACACGGGCTCAGAACCCACGACGGTCGTCGACTTCTCCAGTGGAGTGGCAGAAGTGGTGCGTCGCGGGACTGGCGATCCCTCCCGCTTCGAATAG
- a CDS encoding ABC transporter permease, with amino-acid sequence MPAETVGAPPTRAGRGAGWALLASELRVLFRRLRTWAMLIALAAVPVLIAVAVKLSSRPATPGRGPLFLDRITQNGLFVAVTALVVCVPLFLPLTIGVVAGDTIAGEANLGTLRYLLLAPSGRVRLLLVKYAGAVAFCCAATVTVAASGALAGVVLFPVGPVTLLSGDTISVGESAVRSLLIAAYITVSLLGLSAIGLLLSTFTDVPVGAMAATIVLSVVSQVLDNLPQLDWLHPWLFSHHWLGFADLLRQPIDWTSFADNALLQCGYVVVCGALAYAKFSNKDVLS; translated from the coding sequence TTGCCGGCTGAAACCGTTGGTGCGCCGCCAACCCGCGCTGGCCGCGGAGCCGGGTGGGCGCTGCTCGCCTCGGAATTGAGGGTGCTTTTCCGCAGGCTCCGTACGTGGGCCATGCTGATCGCGTTGGCGGCAGTGCCTGTATTGATCGCGGTGGCGGTGAAGTTGTCGTCCCGGCCCGCAACACCGGGCCGCGGTCCACTCTTCCTGGACCGCATCACCCAGAACGGGCTGTTCGTGGCGGTCACCGCACTGGTGGTCTGCGTGCCCCTGTTCCTGCCGCTGACCATAGGGGTGGTGGCCGGAGACACCATCGCGGGGGAAGCGAACCTTGGCACCTTGAGGTACCTGCTCCTGGCCCCATCCGGCCGAGTCCGGCTTCTCCTGGTTAAATACGCCGGTGCCGTCGCTTTCTGTTGCGCCGCGACTGTGACCGTGGCAGCGTCCGGCGCCCTGGCCGGCGTCGTACTTTTTCCCGTGGGCCCCGTGACGCTCCTGTCGGGAGACACCATCAGCGTGGGCGAATCAGCCGTGAGATCGTTGCTGATCGCTGCCTACATCACTGTGTCCCTCTTGGGACTTTCGGCAATCGGGTTGCTGCTCTCCACGTTTACGGATGTGCCGGTCGGCGCCATGGCGGCAACCATCGTCCTGTCTGTCGTCTCCCAAGTGCTGGATAACCTTCCGCAACTGGATTGGCTGCACCCGTGGCTGTTCAGCCACCACTGGTTGGGATTCGCCGACCTGCTCAGGCAACCGATCGACTGGACGTCGTTCGCCGACAACGCGCTGCTGCAGTGTGGCTACGTGGTGGTCTGCGGCGCACTCGCTTATGCGAAATTCTCCAACAAGGACGTCTTGTCCTAG
- a CDS encoding ATP-binding cassette domain-containing protein, translating to MTEAADEENRTEAGTGLAIETRGLVKRFGHRAAVNGIDLAVPRGAVFGFLGPNGSGKTTTIRVLLGLATANSGTISVLGRPVPQSLASVLPDVGALVEGPGFYPFLTGAGNLIRLDSADRHAPGSTRRQRVHDALDRVGLGHAAGKKVRAYSLGMKQRLGLANALLRPRELLVLDEPTNGLDPQGTREVRSLVRSLAAGGTTVFVSSHLLAEVEQMCTHAGIMSAGRLVAQGPLEELRSAGEPRVLLQTPDVGKATGVLSRLGLLTVDATGQGGSLLETRPLREQTHGDWTVAGTGLNGVAPEAIVAALVAEGVRVRGFTVENPSLEERFVSLTGEGFDVAG from the coding sequence GTGACAGAGGCCGCCGACGAGGAAAACCGCACGGAGGCCGGGACAGGGCTTGCCATCGAAACACGCGGCCTCGTGAAGCGCTTCGGGCACAGGGCTGCTGTCAATGGAATTGATCTGGCCGTACCCCGCGGAGCAGTCTTTGGCTTCCTCGGCCCGAACGGTTCAGGAAAGACCACCACCATCCGGGTGCTGTTGGGCCTTGCAACAGCCAACAGCGGAACCATCAGTGTCCTGGGGAGGCCGGTGCCCCAGTCTTTGGCTTCCGTGTTGCCCGACGTGGGCGCCTTGGTGGAAGGCCCTGGCTTCTATCCGTTCCTGACCGGCGCGGGAAACCTCATCCGCCTGGACTCAGCGGACCGCCATGCGCCGGGTTCAACCAGAAGGCAGCGGGTCCATGACGCCCTGGATCGAGTGGGCCTCGGCCACGCTGCCGGCAAGAAGGTCCGTGCCTACTCCTTAGGCATGAAGCAGCGCCTCGGCTTGGCCAACGCGCTCCTTCGGCCCCGTGAACTCCTTGTCCTTGACGAACCCACCAACGGTTTGGACCCCCAGGGCACCCGGGAAGTCCGCAGTCTCGTTCGTTCCCTCGCTGCAGGCGGGACCACGGTTTTCGTTTCCAGCCATCTCCTGGCCGAGGTCGAACAGATGTGCACCCACGCCGGCATCATGAGCGCCGGACGACTCGTGGCGCAGGGCCCGCTGGAGGAGCTGCGCTCCGCCGGTGAGCCGCGCGTCCTCCTTCAAACGCCCGACGTCGGCAAAGCCACGGGTGTTTTGTCGCGCCTGGGCCTTCTCACCGTGGACGCGACCGGGCAAGGCGGTTCGCTGCTGGAGACCCGGCCGCTGCGGGAGCAGACACACGGTGATTGGACGGTGGCGGGCACGGGACTCAACGGAGTGGCCCCGGAAGCGATAGTTGCCGCCCTTGTAGCTGAGGGCGTCCGGGTCCGCGGCTTTACCGTTGAGAACCCGAGCCTGGAAGAACGCTTTGTCTCCCTGACTGGAGAGGGGTTCGACGTTGCCGGCTGA
- a CDS encoding LolA family protein — protein MSRARQRWLPAFLICLAMGMAVLFGAVQAGASSSLPPKTADEVLAMVANTHVRALTGTVEQNAELGLPDIPTTGPGVAPGAASTLEFLTGSHTARVYLDAPAKARLQILDRMAERDLVVNGSDAWFYNSADNSATHLRAPSPSTGTSNWSLPPAAAHLEMPTPASMASRFLAAIDASTEVTVDSASTVADRSAYRLLLSPRTSGTLVDSVAIDVDSETGMPLGVEVRAKGQAEPAYSLAFTQVELRAPDAAIFEFTPPPGATVTEKAVPAAPAKSNPPPSPQATHGQHGAAATGEGWDAVVSLPAGTAPAGLMADPLLSQALQPVPGGHAVTTSLVSVLILDDGRVFAGMVPLERLQSAALQAAAPNQ, from the coding sequence ATGTCCAGGGCCAGGCAGCGGTGGCTGCCCGCGTTCTTGATCTGCCTTGCCATGGGCATGGCGGTATTGTTTGGTGCCGTGCAAGCGGGTGCAAGCAGTTCCCTGCCGCCCAAGACCGCGGACGAGGTCCTCGCAATGGTCGCTAACACCCATGTCCGCGCCCTAACCGGCACGGTGGAACAAAACGCTGAGCTGGGACTTCCGGATATTCCCACAACAGGTCCGGGCGTCGCTCCCGGCGCCGCGTCCACCCTGGAATTCCTGACGGGTTCGCACACAGCCCGCGTCTACCTTGATGCGCCCGCCAAAGCGCGCCTGCAGATCCTGGACCGGATGGCTGAGCGTGACCTCGTAGTGAACGGAAGCGATGCGTGGTTCTACAACTCCGCGGACAACAGCGCGACGCACCTGCGCGCTCCCTCGCCGTCGACGGGAACATCCAACTGGTCCTTGCCGCCTGCTGCTGCGCACCTGGAGATGCCAACACCGGCTTCCATGGCATCGCGCTTCCTCGCAGCCATTGACGCCAGCACCGAGGTCACGGTGGACAGTGCCTCAACAGTCGCTGACCGCAGCGCCTACCGCCTCCTGCTGAGCCCCCGCACTTCCGGTACCTTGGTGGATTCGGTGGCGATCGACGTCGATTCGGAAACAGGCATGCCGCTGGGCGTCGAGGTCAGGGCCAAAGGACAAGCTGAGCCTGCCTACTCCCTGGCCTTTACACAGGTGGAGTTGCGCGCCCCGGATGCTGCGATCTTCGAGTTCACGCCACCGCCGGGGGCGACAGTCACCGAGAAGGCGGTTCCCGCGGCGCCTGCGAAGTCCAACCCGCCGCCCTCTCCACAGGCCACCCATGGGCAGCATGGGGCAGCTGCCACCGGAGAGGGTTGGGATGCCGTGGTCTCCCTTCCAGCGGGTACCGCTCCTGCCGGACTCATGGCCGACCCACTCCTTTCCCAGGCACTTCAGCCGGTTCCCGGCGGCCACGCCGTGACGACATCCTTGGTCAGCGTGCTGATTCTCGACGACGGCCGCGTCTTCGCGGGCATGGTCCCGTTGGAGCGGCTCCAGTCGGCAGCCCTCCAAGCGGCAGCCCCAAACCAGTAA
- a CDS encoding N-acetylglucosamine kinase encodes MQQSGHNGGAAAAPVVLGLHIGGSKTHAVLSGAEDDAGLEITEARANLSSVGHQGADAVLRRIAAIVGGGVEAVCAGAAGADTPASRAVLSALLAEHFPGARIDVVHDTRIILAAAGLEAGVVLVAGTGSVAWGRNREGREARSGGYGYLLGDEGGGYSVVRDAVREALREYYAGLEPGPLVQSLMAATASVDALQLMDFFYAKPEPDHWAGLAPLVLDMANDGDPAALRIQAEAAHSLASLARQVLGELGLDLPLVMAGALLVNQSQLAAAVARKMSLEDPSLVRILSQSPVFGAVKLARQLIGQ; translated from the coding sequence ATGCAGCAGTCCGGCCATAACGGGGGCGCAGCAGCTGCTCCCGTCGTTCTGGGCCTCCACATCGGTGGATCCAAAACCCACGCCGTCCTCTCCGGGGCGGAAGACGATGCCGGGCTTGAGATCACCGAAGCGCGCGCGAACCTGTCTTCCGTAGGGCACCAGGGAGCCGATGCGGTTCTGCGACGGATTGCCGCAATCGTCGGCGGCGGCGTTGAAGCGGTATGTGCCGGGGCAGCCGGTGCGGACACCCCGGCGAGCCGTGCAGTTTTGTCGGCGCTTCTCGCAGAACACTTCCCCGGCGCCAGGATCGACGTCGTCCATGACACCCGGATCATCCTTGCCGCGGCGGGGCTTGAAGCAGGAGTGGTCCTGGTGGCGGGAACGGGCTCGGTTGCCTGGGGCAGGAACCGGGAAGGCCGCGAAGCCCGCAGCGGTGGTTACGGCTATCTGCTCGGCGATGAAGGCGGCGGATACTCAGTGGTTCGTGACGCCGTCCGCGAGGCGCTGCGCGAGTATTACGCCGGCCTTGAACCGGGGCCGCTGGTCCAATCCTTGATGGCAGCCACAGCCAGCGTCGACGCATTGCAGCTCATGGACTTCTTCTATGCCAAGCCCGAGCCGGACCATTGGGCCGGATTGGCTCCACTAGTCCTCGACATGGCCAACGACGGCGATCCGGCGGCCTTGCGGATTCAGGCCGAGGCAGCGCATTCCCTGGCGTCCCTGGCCCGGCAAGTGCTGGGCGAACTTGGCTTGGACCTCCCACTGGTGATGGCTGGGGCGTTACTGGTCAACCAGAGCCAGCTTGCTGCCGCAGTAGCCAGGAAAATGTCGTTGGAGGATCCCTCGCTGGTTCGGATCCTCTCCCAGTCCCCCGTCTTCGGGGCGGTCAAGCTCGCACGTCAACTGATCGGGCAGTGA
- a CDS encoding GntR family transcriptional regulator produces the protein MPADIKRATPKYYVVKTGILALMAGLRPGTLIPTERALAQSYATSRTTVRMAISELVAEGRLARIQGHGTFVAPPKVTHVRQLTSFSDDARTQGLNPGSTLLALEVVKASRDVAAHLALGEGDTVTRLERIRLIDGAPLAHEVAWLPGKLPRFKANLAKSDSLYAALKDVYGISIAEVEDTVETALAGPGDVELLGIEMGAPLLVVHRLAKDSDGVPVEWTHSTFRGDRFRFVSRVRADG, from the coding sequence ATGCCTGCTGACATCAAGCGTGCGACGCCCAAATACTACGTCGTCAAGACCGGAATTCTCGCCCTCATGGCGGGGCTCCGGCCAGGCACCCTCATCCCCACGGAGCGGGCCCTCGCGCAGAGCTATGCCACATCCCGCACTACTGTCCGCATGGCCATCAGTGAGCTTGTCGCGGAGGGCAGGCTCGCCAGAATACAGGGCCACGGAACATTCGTGGCGCCTCCCAAAGTGACCCACGTCAGGCAATTAACATCGTTTTCCGATGACGCGAGGACCCAGGGCCTCAACCCGGGCTCCACGCTGTTGGCGCTGGAGGTCGTCAAGGCAAGCCGGGACGTCGCCGCGCACCTGGCGTTGGGTGAGGGAGACACCGTGACCCGGCTCGAACGCATCCGGTTGATCGATGGAGCGCCGCTGGCCCATGAAGTTGCCTGGCTTCCGGGCAAGCTTCCCCGGTTCAAGGCCAACCTGGCCAAGTCCGACTCCCTGTATGCCGCGCTCAAGGACGTTTACGGGATATCCATCGCAGAGGTGGAGGATACTGTCGAAACGGCCTTGGCCGGTCCAGGAGACGTTGAGCTGCTGGGCATTGAAATGGGGGCGCCGCTGCTGGTGGTGCATCGGCTGGCCAAAGACAGCGACGGCGTGCCGGTTGAATGGACGCACAGCACCTTCCGTGGGGACAGGTTCCGCTTCGTATCAAGGGTGAGGGCGGACGGCTGA
- a CDS encoding PaaX family transcriptional regulator C-terminal domain-containing protein: MSAVLDDMDSRPGSTPSLLRTVIGLYLRDVGGWMSTKDVVALMDALGTSATVTRTALGRLRKKDVLSQQNREGSPGFTLTQGAAAMLARGDRRIYNPRSMSPSDPWCLISFSIPETEREKRHQLRRRLHWIGCGTVAAGLWICPDSLRVEVEEILADLELRDMVTIFVAGTPLVGGSLQEAASAWWDLDAVAELHKDFIREHAGAVPDAGQEVEPGAAAFAAYVQCIDRWRIIPYLDPGLPSTFLPEDWPGSEGARLFGRIVAAYKEPSAEFVRRTVQGVRVTTGP; encoded by the coding sequence GTGAGTGCCGTCCTCGATGACATGGACTCCCGGCCCGGGAGCACGCCGTCCTTGCTGCGAACAGTCATTGGGTTGTACTTGCGCGATGTCGGCGGCTGGATGTCCACCAAAGATGTCGTGGCGCTGATGGATGCCCTGGGGACATCGGCAACCGTGACGCGGACAGCCTTGGGCCGGCTGCGGAAAAAGGACGTACTGAGCCAGCAGAACCGGGAGGGAAGTCCAGGCTTCACCCTGACGCAAGGTGCTGCGGCCATGTTGGCCCGCGGTGACCGGCGGATCTACAACCCCAGGAGCATGTCCCCCTCCGACCCCTGGTGTTTGATCTCTTTTTCCATCCCGGAGACGGAGCGGGAAAAACGACACCAACTGCGGCGCAGGCTCCACTGGATCGGCTGCGGAACGGTCGCCGCCGGCTTGTGGATCTGCCCGGACTCCCTTCGGGTGGAAGTGGAAGAGATTCTTGCTGACCTCGAACTGCGTGACATGGTGACGATCTTTGTCGCAGGGACACCGCTTGTGGGTGGGAGCCTGCAGGAAGCCGCGTCCGCATGGTGGGACCTGGACGCCGTCGCCGAACTCCACAAGGACTTCATCCGCGAGCATGCCGGCGCAGTCCCGGATGCCGGCCAGGAAGTGGAACCGGGGGCAGCCGCGTTCGCGGCCTACGTCCAATGCATCGACAGATGGCGCATCATCCCGTACCTCGATCCCGGGCTGCCCTCAACCTTTCTCCCTGAGGACTGGCCCGGTTCCGAAGGCGCCCGGCTGTTTGGGCGGATTGTTGCCGCCTACAAGGAGCCCAGTGCCGAGTTCGTCCGACGCACGGTCCAAGGCGTTCGCGTCACCACGGGCCCATGA